Proteins from a genomic interval of Chanodichthys erythropterus isolate Z2021 chromosome 6, ASM2448905v1, whole genome shotgun sequence:
- the si:ch1073-365p7.2 gene encoding GTPase IMAP family member 8 — MSKHQGNKQMDLRAVLLGRHHSGKTSVINTILETSETEAKGPEDNVKREGFIDGRRVSLVETPGWWKTFSLNDLSNISKQQLVRRMSLTSPGPHAVMIVIRADCTFTDTDRKFLEEYVEMLGPNVWTHALVIFTRGDSIKQEHIEQNIQESGSALKRLVEKCENRYHVFNNSNHHDRTQVTELLKKIEGIVGKNNGKHFDIDLEKVKEVNEEWEEIQTKASSRKSRVQKQRSIVQEKAYVRRLEEIRVVLLGWILSGKSSAGNTILNTEEFDIGGKTGKGKRGFGDVDGRKMTVLDTPGWWKYFTSELNPDFIRSAILENVSECKKFPHAMLLVIPADTSFLEEQKRIVEENMSILGEDVWRHTIVLFTWGDRFKDVSIEQHIESEGDALQWMIEKCRNRYHVFDNTDKKNRDQVTELLQKIDEMAAENSLFRFKKQKNSDAEKSLQRTDKHEDQMTEIKLKDVCHFLDEGFKRKAKEIEKKIEDLRKDMEEHLNLDESSSKNSSLNFQDEPLNSQKEVTIPSQQENIPEPIKSLLEREFSRWESIIIEGVRESLLDIKSSFELSQAEKLQMTKNSVEKWLQNCRLYVEHTSSRIRDLDSEDTVITR, encoded by the exons atgtccaaacaTCAAGGAAACAAACAAATGG ACTTGAGAGCGGTGCTGCTTGGAAGGCATCATTCTGGGAAGACGTCAGTGATCAACACTATACTGGAAACCAGTGAAACAGAAGCTAAAGGACCTGAAGATAATGTGAAGAGAGAGGGATTTATTGATGGCAGGAGAGTCAGTCTGGTTGAGACTCCTGGCTGGTGGAAAACGTTCAGTCTGAATGATTTATCAAATATCTCCAAACAGCAGTTGGTTCGCAGGATGTCCCTGACTTCACCCGGACCTCACGCTGTCATGATTGTGATTCGGGCCGATTGCACATTTACCGACACTGATAGGAAGTTTTTGGAGGAGTATGTGGAGATGTTGGGTCCGAATGTCTGGACTCACGCCCTTGTAATCTTCACAAGAGGAGATTCAATTAAACAAGAACACATTGAGCAGAATATTCAGGAATCTGGGTCAGCGCTCAAGCGACTTGttgaaaaatgtgaaaatagaTATCAcgtttttaataattcaaaccATCATGACCGAACCCAAGTCACAGAGCTGCTCAAGAAAATTGAAGGAATTGTTGGGAAGAATAATGGCAAGCACTTTGACATTGACCTGGAGAAAGTAAAGGAGGTCAATGAAGAGTGGGAGGAAATTCAGACGAAAGCAAGTTCTAGAAAATCCAGAGTACAGAAGCAACGGTCAATAGTTCAAGAAAAAG CATATGTGCGTCGTCTTGAGGAGATCAGAGTTGTTTTGCTGGGATGGATCCTTTCTGGAAAGAGCTCAGCTGGAAACACCATCTTGAACACGGAGGAATTTGACATAGGAGGAAAAACCGGAAAGGGAAAGAGAGGTTTCGGAGATGTAGACGGAAGGAAGATGACCGTTTTGGACACTCCAGGCTGGTGGAAGTATTTTACATCAGAACTCAACCCAGACTTTATTAGATCTGCGATCCTAGAAAATGTTTCGGAGTGTAAGAAATTCCCTCATGCCATGCTGCTCGTGATTCCAGCAGATACATCATTTCTGGAAGAACAAAAGAGAATCGTTGAGGAAAACATGTCTATATTAGGAGAAGATGTCTGGAGACACACCATAGTTCTGTTCACATGGGGCGACAGATTTAAAGATGTTTCAATCGAGCAGCACATTGAGAGTGAAGGTGACGCCCTCCAGTGGATGATTGAGAAATGCAGGAACAGATATCACGTCTTTGACAACACAGACAAGAAGAACAGAGATCAAGTCACAGAGCTGCTCCAGAAGATCGATGAGATGGCGGCAGAAAACAGTTTGTTCCGTTTCAAGAAACAGAAAAACAGTGATGCAGAGAAAAGCCTTCAGAGAACTGACAAACATGAAGATCAGATGACAGAGATCAAACTGAAGGATGTCTGCCACTTTCTGGATGAGGGCTTTAAGAGAAAAGCTAAAGAGATAGAAAAGAAGATAGAAGACTTACGCAAGGATATGGAAGAACATCTAAACCTTGATGAAAGTAGCAGCAAGAATTCTTCTCTTAACT TTCAGGATGAACCTCTTAATTCCCAAAAAGAAGTGACCATTCCATCTCAACAGGAGAACA TTCCTGAGCCGATTAAATCACTTCTGGAGAGAGAGTTCAGCAGATGGGAAAGTATAATCATAGAAGGTGTCCGGGAAAGTTTACTGGACATTAAATCATCATTTG AGCTCTCTCAGGCTGAAAAGCTTCAAATGACAAAGAATTCTGTGGAGAAGTGGCTACAGAACTGCCGCCTTTATGTTGAACATACAAGCTCCAGAATCAGGGATCTGGACAGTGAAGATACAGTGATTACTCGATga